The genomic interval CTCCCCGGTAGGCGGAAACATCCCTTTCGGGGGGAGGCCGGAAAAAGCTACCGAGGATCAGCGCGACAGTGGCCTCTGCCTGGGAAGTTCCGCTTCAGCGGACCGGCCGGCAGTACCCGTCGACATTTCCGCGAAACGTCGGAACGCAATTCCTGGGGGCAGACCGGGGCCAGGTCGGACGAGCACGACGCATTTCCCCTCTGACCGGGCCACGCGCCGCAATAATGCCCGGATCGGTGGCCCTGCCGGCGAACGGGCCTCGGGGGCGTCTCCTCGGCGGAAGTCGGAGGGCGCGGGCGGGAGCGGGAGCGGTCAGGCGGGCACGGCGTTGCCGGCCAGCGCGTCGACGAGCCGGCGGCACGGGCCGGCGAGGTTCCACGCCTCGGCGAGCCCGAGCAGTCGGTCGGCGTCGACCGGCGCCGCCGGCAGGGTGGTGTCCAGCGGCGGTAGCGGCACGTCCAGGGCCACCCGGACCACCTTCGGCGCCACCGCCAGATAGTCCCGGGCCGCGTTCAGCTTGGTCCGCAACCCGGGCGCGAAGCCGGAGGAGGGGTCGTCCAGCGCGGCCAGGATGCCGGCCAGGCTGCCGTACCGGTCGACGAGCCGGGCGGCGGTCTTGTCACCGACCCCGGCCACCCCGGGCAGGCCGTCGCTGGGGTCACCCCGCAGCGCGGCGAAGTCGGCGTACCCGGCGGCCGGTACGCCGTACTTGGCCCGTACGGCGGCGTCGTCGCAGTCCTCCAGTTTCGCCACGCCCCGGCCGCAGTAGAGCAGTCGCACCGGCCGGCTGTCGTCGATGAGCTGGAAGAGGTCCCGGTCCCCGGAGGCCACCTCCACCGGTGCCGGTGCGGTGGCGGCCAGCGTGCCGAGTACGTCGTCCGCCTCGTAGCCGTCCACCCCGATCGCCGGGAT from Plantactinospora sp. BC1 carries:
- a CDS encoding 5'-3' exonuclease, encoding MNDSRPLLLVDAPSLYFRAYFGIPESAAKAPDGSPVNAVRGFLDMLATLIRTRRPDRLVCALDYDWRPAWRVALLPSYKAHRVAPEGGEVVPDTLSPQVPLILELLAAIGIPAIGVDGYEADDVLGTLAATAPAPVEVASGDRDLFQLIDDSRPVRLLYCGRGVAKLEDCDDAAVRAKYGVPAAGYADFAALRGDPSDGLPGVAGVGDKTAARLVDRYGSLAGILAALDDPSSGFAPGLRTKLNAARDYLAVAPKVVRVALDVPLPPLDTTLPAAPVDADRLLGLAEAWNLAGPCRRLVDALAGNAVPA